Proteins found in one Pseudorasbora parva isolate DD20220531a chromosome 11, ASM2467924v1, whole genome shotgun sequence genomic segment:
- the slc25a51b gene encoding solute carrier family 25 member 51b, whose translation MGVVTTMDPQGELGKGGHALIGADLGARGKHYVCGSFAAFTNIIVTFPIQKVLFRQQLHGVRMSEAVRQLQRDGLGRLYRGLVPPLLQKSTTVAIMFGLYEDFSRLLLRQARSSGTPEIITRSAAAALAGTAEAALTPFERVQTLLQDHRHNGRFNNTAHTFRTLLREYGVRECYRGLVPILLRNGPSNILFFGLRGPIKQRLPDARTRAGHMANDFVCGGLLGAALGIMFYPLNVVKSRAQAQVGGEFVPCRQVLMTVWRERGGSIVLLFRGATLNYHRSLLSWGIINATYELLLKVF comes from the coding sequence ATGGGGGTCGTTACTACTATGGACCCACAGGGCGAGTTGGGTAAGGGTGGCCACGCACTAATCGGAGCCGATCTGGGCGCTCGAGGAAAGCACTATGTGTGCGGCTCGTTTGCGGCATTCACCAATATCATCGTGACCTTCCCCATTCAGAAAGTCTTGTTTCGGCAGCAGCTCCACGGGGTGCGGATGAGCGAGGCGGTGCGTCAGCTGCAGCGGGACGGGTTGGGCCGTCTGTACAGAGGGCTCGTGCCGCCCCTCCTGCAGAAATCCACCACCGTGGCCATCATGTTCGGCTTGTATGAGGATTTTTCCCGGCTGCTTTTGCGGCAGGCCCGCAGTAGTGGCACTCCTGAGATCATTACGCGGAGCGCAGCCGCAGCATTGGCTGGCACGGCCGAAGCCGCCCTTACGCCTTTCGAACGAGTGCAAACTCTGCTCCAGGATCACCGGCACAACGGCCGATTTAACAACACCGCCCACACTTTCAGGACTCTTTTGCGGGAGTACGGCGTGAGGGAGTGTTACCGCGGCCTCGTGCCGATTTTGCTGCGAAACGGGCCGAGTAACATTCTGTTTTTTGGGCTGCGCGGGCCTATTAAACAGCGGCTGCCTGACGCCCGAACTCGGGCCGGTCACATGGCCAATGACTTTGTGTGCGGCGGGCTTTTGGGCGCGGCCCTCGGCATCATGTTTTACCCGCTAAACGTGGTCAAATCCCGAGCGCAGGCCCAGGTTGGGGGGGAGTTCGTTCCCTGCCGTCAGGTGTTAATGACGGTTTGGCGGGAAAGAGGCGGGAGCATCGTCCTACTTTTCCGCGGAGCGACGCTCAACTACCATCGCTCGCTCCTGTCCTGGGGGATCATCAATGCAACTTACGAGCTTCTCCTAAAAGTTTTCTGA